A region from the Dermacentor andersoni chromosome 11, qqDerAnde1_hic_scaffold, whole genome shotgun sequence genome encodes:
- the Fic gene encoding protein adenylyltransferase Fic has protein sequence MNCNALLWLYMKLENMMMSTHHWIMSMLFQDLRSHKYVASFSASFMIVGIVVLLVSLALVWTPSVWNLKRPRQAASKLELTPYKSTELADKQNTRTLPNFLPDSNDLEVTEEEIVDVYNHLPTRKRNNDDGRNDVEALTSLRAALHMVALNKYEKALKLFQHALILSPSHPDILTEYGQFLENHKQDFIKADHMYSRALVAKPDHSQALVNRQRTLPVVEKLDEKQLTRIDKKRLFLIQIPEGDPSLKRMKKEAYFQHIHHTVAIEGNTMTLAQTRMVVETRTAVPGKSIMEHNEILGLDAALKFVNNTLVNKALLTVSDILAMHRRILGHVDPVDAGTFRRTQVFVGEHTPPKASLVRDLMEDFVDWLNSEAALRLHPVKYAALAHYKLVFIHPFVDGNGRTARLLMNLLLMRVGYPPVIVRKQDRALYYEYLQLGNEGDVRPFVRFIAECTERTLDVYLYATEYTKHQRALTSQDSNEGEVAFVS, from the exons ATGAATTGTAACGCACTCCTGTGGTTGTACATGAAGCTCGAGAACATGATGATGTCAACGCATCACTGGATCATGTCGATGCTGTTCCAGGATTTACGATCCCACAAGTACGTGGCAAGTTTCAGCGCATCGTTCATGATCGTCGGCATCGTTGTGCTGCTCGTGAGCTTGGCTCTCGTTTGGACTCCGTCCGTGTGGAACCTGAAGCGGCCGCGGCAGGCCGCGTCCAAGTTGGAGCTCACGCCTTACAAGAGCACGGAGTTAGCAGACAAGCAGAACACGCGCACGCTGCCCAATTTCCTGCCGGACAGCAACGATCTGGAGGTGACCGAAGAGGAGATCGTTGACGTCTACAATCACCTTCCCACACGGAAGAGGAATAACGACGATGGCAGAAACG ATGTGGAAGCCCTGACATCACTGAGGGCAGCACTGCACATGGTAGCATTGAACAAGTATGAGAAGGCACTGAAGCTGTTCCAGCATGCGCTCATCCTGAGTCCCAGCCATCCAGACATACTCACAGAGTACGGACAGTTCCTTGAGAACCACAAGCAGGACTTCATCAAGGCTGACCATATGTACAGCCGTGCCCTAGTTGCGAAACCAGACCACTCACAG GCACTGGTGAATCGTCAGCGCACGCTGCCTGTGGTGGAGAAGCTGGACGAGAAGCAACTGACACGCATAGACAAGAAACGGCTGTTTCTCATCCAGATCCCGGAGGGCGACCCATCCCTCAAGCGCATGAAGAAGGAGGCCTACTTTCAGCACATACACCACACAGTGGCCATTGAGGGCAACACCATGACACTTGCACAGACACGCATGGTTGTCGAGACGCGCACAGCTGTGCCAGGCAAGAGCATCATGGAGCACAACGAGATCCTGGGCTTAGACGCTGCACTCAAGTTTGTCAACAACACTCTGGTCAACAAGGCACTGCTCACGGTCTCGGACATCTTGGCCATGCATCGCCGTATCCTAGGTCACGTTGACCCTGTAGACGCTGGAACCTTCCGGAGAACACAGGTGTTTGTAGGTGAACATACGCCACCAAAAGCTTCATTGGTTAGGGACCTCATGGAGGACTTCGTGGACTGGCTCAACTCTGAGGCAGCACTCAGGCTGCACCCAGTCAAGTACGCAGCACTCGCTCACTACAAACTGGTCTTCATTCACCCTTTCGTTGACGGCAATGGCAGGACAGCACGACTGCTGATGAACTTACTCCTGATGCGTGTTGGCTACCCTCCTGTGATTGTGCGCAAGCAAGACCGTGCTCTCTACTACGAGTACCTACAGCTTGGCAATGAGGGTGATGTCAGACCATTTGTGCGTTTCATTGCAGAGTGCACAGAACGGACATTAGACGTTTACCTTTATGCAACCGAGTACACCAAGCACCAGAGAGCATTGACTAGCCAAGACAGTAATGAGGGTGAAGTGGCATTTGTAAGCTAA